The following are from one region of the Lynx canadensis isolate LIC74 chromosome D4, mLynCan4.pri.v2, whole genome shotgun sequence genome:
- the TMEM268 gene encoding transmembrane protein 268: protein MACEPQMGPSGAAGPLPTSSPGWNALPGGRPPGWGQELRNGQVLTVLRIDNTCAPIAFDLGAAEEQLQTWGIQVPADQYRSLAESALLEPQVRRYIIYNSRPMRLAFAVVFYVVVWANIYSTSQMFALGNHWVGVLLVTLAAMSLTLTLVLIFERHQRKANTNTDLRLAAANGALLRHRVLLGVTDTVEGCQSVIQLWFVYFDLENCVQFLSDHIQEMKTSQESLLRSRLSQLCVVMETGVSPETAEGPEDLLEEAPLLPSNPHSEERPLLQTELRQLVPEAEPEEMAQQLLAVFGGYYIRLLVTSQLPQAVGTRHTDSPRIPCPCQLIEAHILGTGCCPFLAR, encoded by the exons ATGGCCTGCGAACCTCAGATGGGCCCCAGCGGGGCAGCCGGCCCGttgcccacctcctcccctggcTGGAATGCCTTGCCTGGAGGGCGTCCCCCAGGCTGGGGGCAAG AGCTCCGCAATGGCCAGGTCCTCACGGTTCTGCGGATCGACAACACCTGTGCGCCCATCGCCTTCGATCTGGGCGCCGCAGAAGAGCAACTGCAGACCTGGGGCATTCAG GTCCCCGCCGACCAGTACAGGAGCTTGGCCGAAAGCGCCCTCTTGGAGCCCCAAGTGAGGCGATACATCATCTACAACTCCAGGCCCATGCGGTTGGCCTTTGCTGTG GTGTTCTATGTGGTGGTGTGGGCTAACATCTACTCCACCAGCCAGATGTTTGCCCTGGGGAACCACTGGGTAGGTGTGCTGCTCGTGACCCTGGCTGCCATGAGCCTGACTCTGACCCTCGTGCTCATCTTCGAGAGACACCAGAGGAAG GCCAACACCAACACGGACCTTAGGCTGGCGGCTGCCAACGGAGCCCTCCTGAGGCACCGGGTGCTGCTGGGGGTGACGGACACGGTGGAAGGCTGCCAGAGTGTGATTCAG ctctgGTTCGTCTACTTCGACCTGGAGAACTGTGTGCAGTTTTTGTCTGACCACATTCAAGAGATGAAGACTAGCCAAGAG TCCTTGCTGAGAAGCAGATTGAGCCAGCTGTGTGTTGTCATGGAAACCGGAGTGAGCCCCGAGACAGCAGAGGGGCCTGAGGACCTGTTGGAGgaagcccctctcctgcccagcaATCCTCATTCGGAGGAGAGGCCACTCCTGCAGACTGAGCTTCGTCAGCTCGTGCCTGAGGCTGAGCCAGAG gaaaTGGCCCAGCAGCTGTTGGCGGTATTTGGCGGCTACTATATCCGGCTCCTGGTGACCTCGCAGCTTCCCCAGGCAGTGGGGACACGACACACGGACTCGCCAAGGATTCCGTGCCCCTGCCAGCTCATAGAAGCCCACATCCTGGGTACTGGGTGCTGCCCGTTCCTGGCCAGGTGA